Proteins encoded in a region of the Ursus arctos isolate Adak ecotype North America unplaced genomic scaffold, UrsArc2.0 scaffold_2, whole genome shotgun sequence genome:
- the PCOLCE gene encoding procollagen C-endopeptidase enhancer 1 isoform X2, which produces MLPAATASLLGPLLTAWALLPFAQGQTPNYTRPVFLCGGDVTGESGYVASEGFPNLYPPNKECIWTITVPEGQTVSLSFRVFDLEQHSACRYDALEVFVGSGTSGQRLGRFCGTFRPAPLVAPGNQVTLRMTADEGTGGRGFLLWYSGRATSGTEHQFCGGRLEKAQGTLTTPNWPESDYPPGISCSWHIIAPPDQVISLTFGKFDLEPDTYCRYDSVSVFNGAVSDDAKRLGKFCGDTAPGPISSEGNELLVQFVSDLSVTADGFSASYKTLPRGAEGQARSPGEDARLGTSLSKPGLPSAEKPKASSEAQATPGAPDVPAVSCPKQCRRTGTLQSNFCSSSLVVTATVKSMVRGPGEGLTVTVSLIGAYKTGGLDLPSPLTDTPLKFYVPCKQCPLMKKGASYLMMGQVDENRGAVLPADSFVVLYRSNQDQILTNLSKRKCPSQPARAAGSQA; this is translated from the exons ATGCTGCCTGCTGCCACAGCCTCCCTCTTGGGGCCCCTCCTCACTGCCTGGGCCCTGCTACCTTTCGCCCAGGGCCAGACCCCCAACTATACCAG ACCCGTTTTCCTGTGTGGAGGGGATGTGACCGGGGAGTCAGGTTACGTGGCAAGTGAGGGTTTCCCCAACCTCTACCCCCCCAATAAGGAGTGCATCTGGACAATAACG GTCCCTGAGGGCCAGACTGTGTCCCTTTCCTTCCGAGTCTTCGACTTGGAGCAGCACTCCGCCTGCCGTTACGATGCTCTGGAGGTCTTTGTTGGGTCTGGAACCTCGGGCCAGCGGCTTGGACGCTTCTGCGGGACCTTCCGGCCTGCGCCCTTAGTCGCCCCCGGCAACCAGGTGACCCTGAGGATGACGGCGGACGAGGGCACAGGAGGACGAGGCTTCCTGCTCTGGTACAGCGGGAGGGCCACCTCAGGCACTG agcacCAATTTTGCGGGGGGCGGCTGGAGAAGGCCCAGGGAACCCTGACCACGCCCAACTGGCCCGAGTCCGATTACCCCCCGGGCATCAGCTGTTCCTGGCACATCATCGCGCCCCCGGACCAG GTGATCTCGCTGACCTTCGGGAAGTTTGACCTGGAGCCCGACACCTACTGCCGCTACGACTCGGTCAGCGTGTTCAACGGAGCCGTGAGCGATGACGCCAAGAGGCTGGGGAAGTTCTGCGGCGACACGGCCCCAGG TCCCATCTCCTCTGAAGGGAACGAGCTCCTCGTCCAGTTCGTCTCTGACCTCAGTGTCACGGCTGATGGCTTCTCTGCCTCCTACAAGACCCTGCCTCGAGGTGCCGAAGGGCAGGCCCGGAGCCCGGGGGAGGATGCCCGGTTGGGCACCTCACTCTCCAAGCCTGGACTCCCATCTGCAGAGAAACCAAAGGCCTCCTCTGAGGCCCAGGCAACTCCGGGGGCCCCAG ACGTGCCCGCTGTGTCCTGCCCGAAGCAGTGCCGACGGACAGGCACCTTGCAGAGCAACTTCTGTTCCAGCAGCCTGG TGGTGACCGCAACAGTGAAGTCCATGGTTCGGGGCCCGGGAGAGGGCCTCACTGTCACTGTCAGTCTCATTGGTGCTTACAAAACCGGAGGCCTGGacctgccctccccactcactgACACCCCCCTGAAGTTTTACGTGCCCTGCAAGCAGTGCCCCCTCATGAAGAAAG gagCCAGTTATCTGATGATGGGCCAGGTGGACGAGAACAGAGGTGCTGTCCTTCCTGCAGACAGCTTCGTGGTTCTCTACCGGTCCAACCAGGACCAGATCCTCACCAACCTCAGCAAGAGGAAGTGCCCCTCCCAGCCTGCTCGGGCTGCTGGATCCCAGGCCTGA
- the PCOLCE gene encoding procollagen C-endopeptidase enhancer 1 isoform X1, whose protein sequence is MLPAATASLLGPLLTAWALLPFAQGQTPNYTRPVFLCGGDVTGESGYVASEGFPNLYPPNKECIWTITVPEGQTVSLSFRVFDLEQHSACRYDALEVFVGSGTSGQRLGRFCGTFRPAPLVAPGNQVTLRMTADEGTGGRGFLLWYSGRATSGTGPPPGARRKWVTDPRVEWAAWGYWDEHQFCGGRLEKAQGTLTTPNWPESDYPPGISCSWHIIAPPDQVISLTFGKFDLEPDTYCRYDSVSVFNGAVSDDAKRLGKFCGDTAPGPISSEGNELLVQFVSDLSVTADGFSASYKTLPRGAEGQARSPGEDARLGTSLSKPGLPSAEKPKASSEAQATPGAPDVPAVSCPKQCRRTGTLQSNFCSSSLVVTATVKSMVRGPGEGLTVTVSLIGAYKTGGLDLPSPLTDTPLKFYVPCKQCPLMKKGASYLMMGQVDENRGAVLPADSFVVLYRSNQDQILTNLSKRKCPSQPARAAGSQA, encoded by the exons ATGCTGCCTGCTGCCACAGCCTCCCTCTTGGGGCCCCTCCTCACTGCCTGGGCCCTGCTACCTTTCGCCCAGGGCCAGACCCCCAACTATACCAG ACCCGTTTTCCTGTGTGGAGGGGATGTGACCGGGGAGTCAGGTTACGTGGCAAGTGAGGGTTTCCCCAACCTCTACCCCCCCAATAAGGAGTGCATCTGGACAATAACG GTCCCTGAGGGCCAGACTGTGTCCCTTTCCTTCCGAGTCTTCGACTTGGAGCAGCACTCCGCCTGCCGTTACGATGCTCTGGAGGTCTTTGTTGGGTCTGGAACCTCGGGCCAGCGGCTTGGACGCTTCTGCGGGACCTTCCGGCCTGCGCCCTTAGTCGCCCCCGGCAACCAGGTGACCCTGAGGATGACGGCGGACGAGGGCACAGGAGGACGAGGCTTCCTGCTCTGGTACAGCGGGAGGGCCACCTCAGGCACTG GCCCCCCCCCAGGCGCGAGGCGGAAATGGGTCACCGACCCGCGGGTGGAATGGGCGGCCTGGGGTTACTGGGACG agcacCAATTTTGCGGGGGGCGGCTGGAGAAGGCCCAGGGAACCCTGACCACGCCCAACTGGCCCGAGTCCGATTACCCCCCGGGCATCAGCTGTTCCTGGCACATCATCGCGCCCCCGGACCAG GTGATCTCGCTGACCTTCGGGAAGTTTGACCTGGAGCCCGACACCTACTGCCGCTACGACTCGGTCAGCGTGTTCAACGGAGCCGTGAGCGATGACGCCAAGAGGCTGGGGAAGTTCTGCGGCGACACGGCCCCAGG TCCCATCTCCTCTGAAGGGAACGAGCTCCTCGTCCAGTTCGTCTCTGACCTCAGTGTCACGGCTGATGGCTTCTCTGCCTCCTACAAGACCCTGCCTCGAGGTGCCGAAGGGCAGGCCCGGAGCCCGGGGGAGGATGCCCGGTTGGGCACCTCACTCTCCAAGCCTGGACTCCCATCTGCAGAGAAACCAAAGGCCTCCTCTGAGGCCCAGGCAACTCCGGGGGCCCCAG ACGTGCCCGCTGTGTCCTGCCCGAAGCAGTGCCGACGGACAGGCACCTTGCAGAGCAACTTCTGTTCCAGCAGCCTGG TGGTGACCGCAACAGTGAAGTCCATGGTTCGGGGCCCGGGAGAGGGCCTCACTGTCACTGTCAGTCTCATTGGTGCTTACAAAACCGGAGGCCTGGacctgccctccccactcactgACACCCCCCTGAAGTTTTACGTGCCCTGCAAGCAGTGCCCCCTCATGAAGAAAG gagCCAGTTATCTGATGATGGGCCAGGTGGACGAGAACAGAGGTGCTGTCCTTCCTGCAGACAGCTTCGTGGTTCTCTACCGGTCCAACCAGGACCAGATCCTCACCAACCTCAGCAAGAGGAAGTGCCCCTCCCAGCCTGCTCGGGCTGCTGGATCCCAGGCCTGA